One region of Bombus affinis isolate iyBomAffi1 chromosome 3, iyBomAffi1.2, whole genome shotgun sequence genomic DNA includes:
- the LOC126914736 gene encoding uncharacterized protein LOC126914736, with the protein MYRTSTEQVYEIQPLEGNSSAQRYTQQPKQRFSEMPTPSVSPTSSLRKRVSELPRAASASVSGAAGIVCSNTDLISIVSSLASSAMEINRCGEEAPSSRDDSKSNWPGKTTEQKGSRSKSFRSNSFDVSTLHGAKSKLSGSSKAAISTFMAPSNWFTKRHQPMSKKPKDLVTASLSLKFDKSKVVKAMKETLGKKSPNSEVKHKVVWDNTSGTKVDAQLSCISRYDIVSCLRAIVGERRNARTHIIRKNLWQIQSTVLVVIFGKDNKFSYGDFIFQIILVKVRICINK; encoded by the coding sequence atgtacaggacgtcgacggagcaagtgtacgaaatacagccgctggagggtaacagttccgctcaacgttacactcaacagccgaaacaacgattctctgaaatgcctactccgtcggtttcgccgacgtcttctctccgaaagcgcgtctcggaactgccaagagccgcgagtgcatccgtttccggtgctgcgggcattgtctgctctaatacggatctgatatcgatcgtaagctcgttagcgtcttccgcgatggaaatcaaccgatgcggcgaggaagcgccgagttcccgggacgatagcaaatcaaactggcccggaaaaacgaccgaacagaaaggaagtcgatcgaagagcttccgttccaatagcttcgacgtgtcgacattgcacggagctaaaagtaagcttagcggatcctcgaaagccgctatttcgacctttatggcaccgtcgaattggttcacgaagagacaccaaccgatgtcgaagaagccgaaagatttagtaacggccagtttaagtctcaagttcgataaatcgaaggtagtgaaggcgatgaaggaaacgttgggtaaaaagtcccctaatagcgaggtcaaacacaaagtcgtatgggacaacactagtggaaccaaagtggacgctcagctaagttgtatttctcgttacgatatcgtttcttgtttaagagccatcgtaggtgaaaggaggaatgcaagaacgcacataatacgcaaaaatctatggcagattcaaagtacagtactcgttgtgatattcggtaaagataataagttctcctatggagatttcatttttcaaattattctcgtaaaagtacgtatttgcataaataaatag